In Calditrichota bacterium, one DNA window encodes the following:
- the kdsA gene encoding 3-deoxy-8-phosphooctulonate synthase: MKIIDVNGIKIGGGNPLVLIAGPCVIEEESVVLDAAGQIKEIVDRLGIPWIFKSSYQKDNRSSVDFYQGPGLEKGLKILQKVKETYGVPVLSDIHDHCQAEAAAEVLDVIQIPAYLSMQTSLTLAAARTGKVVNVKKGQFLHPEDVGKIIKKIESVGNKQIILTERGSVFGYHNLVVDMRSFPIMRSFGYPVMFDVTHSIRIYGVPSSNPEGGEPWFVPYLARAGVAAGVDALFIETHPDCKNALCDAASMWPLQKLEELLTQVKQIDNMVKPWLNP; encoded by the coding sequence ATGAAAATAATTGATGTTAATGGGATAAAAATTGGCGGAGGAAATCCGCTGGTTCTCATCGCAGGGCCGTGTGTGATTGAAGAAGAAAGTGTGGTTTTGGATGCGGCGGGTCAGATCAAGGAAATAGTGGACCGCCTGGGCATCCCCTGGATTTTTAAATCGTCTTACCAGAAAGACAACCGCTCGTCGGTGGATTTTTACCAGGGTCCCGGACTGGAAAAAGGCCTGAAAATTCTGCAAAAGGTCAAAGAGACCTACGGCGTGCCGGTGCTGTCGGACATTCACGATCACTGTCAGGCAGAAGCGGCGGCGGAGGTTCTGGATGTGATCCAGATTCCGGCCTACCTGTCCATGCAAACCAGCCTTACCCTGGCGGCTGCGCGGACCGGCAAGGTTGTCAATGTTAAAAAGGGGCAGTTTTTGCACCCGGAAGATGTGGGGAAAATCATCAAAAAGATCGAGAGTGTGGGAAATAAACAGATTATTTTAACCGAGCGGGGCAGCGTGTTCGGATACCACAATCTGGTAGTGGACATGCGCTCTTTCCCGATTATGCGTTCTTTTGGCTACCCGGTGATGTTTGATGTGACCCACTCGATTCGCATTTACGGGGTCCCGTCCTCCAATCCGGAAGGTGGTGAACCCTGGTTTGTGCCTTATCTGGCCCGGGCCGGTGTGGCTGCCGGTGTGGATGCCCTTTTTATTGAAACGCACCCGGATTGCAAAAATGCCCTGTGTGATGCCGCCAGCATGTGGCCCTTGCAAAAGCTGGAAGAACTGCTAACGCAGGTCAAACAGATTGACAATATGGTAAAACCCTGGTTGAATCCTTAA